Proteins from a single region of Nerophis ophidion isolate RoL-2023_Sa linkage group LG08, RoL_Noph_v1.0, whole genome shotgun sequence:
- the LOC133557119 gene encoding sclerostin-like, with protein MRAVSVSAAMLLVLLLLHASCCCCCFSSVAATPWRMELYHNNNNNNNNCTEHIPDYRSTHNNNNNTMMMMMKNNNNNNNNNNRATTGGRTDKSLTHSASELSCRELRSTRYVADGACRSAKPVKELVCSGGCLPSHILPNSIGRANWWRSGASDYRCVPAHSRTRRLRLHCPNGSTRTYKVRAVTSCKCKRFRQHHNRSEAKVVPRGKKDGRPARERGKNATPLTGNSY; from the exons ATGAGAGCAGTGAGCGTCTCTGCAGCGATGCTCCTGGTCCTCCTCCTCCTGCACGCCtcctgctgctgttgctgcttcTCCTCTGTCGCCGCCACGCCGTGGAGGATGGAGCtctaccacaacaacaacaacaacaacaacaactgcaCCGAGCACATACCGGACTACCGCAGcacgcacaacaacaacaacaacacgatgatgatgatgatgaagaacaacaacaacaacaacaacaacaacaacagagcaACAACAGGTGGAAGGACAGACAAGTCACTCACACACA GCGCCTCGGAGCTGAGCTGCCGGGAGCTGCGTTCCACGCGCTACGTGGCAGACGGAGCGTGCCGCAGCGCCAAGCCGGTGAAGGAGTTGGTGTGCTCGGGCGGCTGCCTGCCCTCGCACATCCTGCCCAACTCCATCGGCCGCGCCAACTGGTGGAGGAGCGGCGCCTCGGACTACCGCTGCGTCCCGGCGCACTCGCGCACCCGCCGGCTGCGGCTGCACTGTCCCAACGGCAGCACCCGGACTTACAAGGTCCGCGCCGTCACCTCCTGCAAGTGCAAGCGCTTCCGGCAGCACCACAACCGCTCCGAGGCCAAGGTGGTCCCGCGCGGGAAGAAGGACGGCCGCCCGGCTCGGGAGCGCGGCAAGAACGCTACGCCTCTGACCGGCAACTCGTACTGA